One Planctomycetota bacterium genomic window carries:
- a CDS encoding glycosyltransferase family 4 protein produces the protein MPAPTRPARRVLLLNQAFHPDVVATAQMGKDLADELSRRGHQVMAIASRSIYGRSGAVLPRREAIEVPGGLPIGVHRVGASLFGKAGYAARIADFALFYLLALIKALTLPRADVVICYTTPPFIALVGLICRVLRGSRAIYWVMDLYPDLPVACGVMKPAALPTRLFERLNRFLLRRSDVDVVLGRCMRDRVLAKGVPESKVRLIPVWADLAGVEPVAHEANPYRARWAPGGELVVMYSGNFGIGHDATTILGAMERLRAEAGLRFVFVGGGKRRAEVESFIREKGLTNAAWHDYQPREQLGASLSAGDIHLISLREGVEGIMVPSKLFGIMAVGRASIFVGNTSSEIARVLSESDAGVTVREGDADGLARAILALRDDAARRRAMGDNARRAISGRYDRETACRAWVELIESVGAQPDAAGARGGVTNAA, from the coding sequence GTGCCCGCCCCGACCCGTCCAGCCCGACGCGTGCTCCTGCTGAACCAGGCGTTCCACCCGGACGTTGTCGCCACGGCCCAGATGGGCAAGGACCTGGCCGACGAGCTCTCGCGGCGCGGGCACCAGGTCATGGCCATCGCGAGCCGCTCGATCTACGGGCGGTCCGGCGCGGTGCTCCCGCGCCGGGAGGCGATCGAGGTGCCGGGGGGGCTGCCGATCGGCGTGCACCGGGTCGGCGCGAGTCTCTTCGGCAAGGCCGGGTACGCCGCCCGCATCGCCGACTTCGCGCTGTTCTACCTGCTCGCGCTGATCAAGGCCCTGACCCTGCCCCGGGCGGACGTGGTGATCTGCTACACGACCCCGCCGTTCATCGCGCTGGTGGGGCTCATCTGCCGCGTGCTCCGCGGCTCGCGCGCCATCTACTGGGTCATGGACCTGTACCCCGACCTTCCGGTCGCGTGCGGCGTGATGAAGCCCGCCGCCCTCCCCACCCGCCTGTTCGAGAGACTCAACCGGTTCCTGCTGCGGCGCAGCGACGTGGACGTCGTGCTCGGGCGCTGCATGCGCGATCGCGTGCTCGCCAAGGGCGTGCCGGAATCCAAGGTCCGCCTGATCCCTGTCTGGGCCGATCTCGCCGGGGTCGAGCCCGTGGCGCACGAGGCCAACCCGTACCGGGCCCGGTGGGCGCCCGGCGGCGAGTTGGTGGTCATGTACTCGGGCAACTTCGGCATCGGGCACGACGCCACGACCATCCTGGGCGCGATGGAACGCCTGCGCGCCGAGGCGGGCCTGCGGTTCGTCTTCGTGGGGGGCGGCAAGCGCCGGGCCGAGGTCGAGTCGTTCATCCGCGAGAAGGGACTGACCAACGCCGCGTGGCACGACTACCAGCCGCGCGAGCAGCTCGGGGCGTCGCTCTCCGCGGGCGACATCCACCTGATCTCGCTGCGCGAGGGGGTCGAGGGGATCATGGTGCCGAGCAAGCTGTTCGGGATCATGGCGGTGGGACGGGCGTCGATCTTCGTGGGCAACACGTCGAGCGAGATCGCCCGGGTGCTGAGCGAGAGCGACGCGGGCGTGACCGTGCGCGAGGGCGACGCCGACGGGCTCGCGCGGGCGATCCTCGCCCTGCGTGACGACGCGGCCCGGCGGCGGGCGATGGGCGACAACGCGCGCCGGGCGATCAGCGGTCGGTACGACCGCGAGACCGCCTGCCGCGCTTGGGTCGAACTGATCGAATCAGTAGGAGCGCAGCCGGACGCGGCCGGGGCGCGGGGCGGCGTGACCAACGCCGCGTGA
- a CDS encoding prepilin-type N-terminal cleavage/methylation domain-containing protein, with protein MRRRSAHPAFTLLELVVVVVVLGLIVAIAIPRVSRGAENAMLRRLHADTIALQTAIDLYAAEHDGRSPAFDPDGNIDTDHGAIAARLTGRTDARGNLTPAGRFGSYLRSVPQNPYTVCPSIRIDGTTTPQDCSWRLDTAKNTVRSDHTNSPLDDLHSGH; from the coding sequence GTGCGCCGACGTTCCGCCCACCCCGCGTTCACGCTCCTCGAGCTTGTGGTCGTCGTGGTCGTGCTCGGCCTCATCGTCGCCATCGCGATCCCCAGGGTGTCCCGGGGCGCCGAGAACGCGATGCTCCGACGGCTGCACGCGGACACGATCGCCCTGCAGACCGCGATCGACCTGTACGCCGCCGAGCACGACGGACGGTCTCCGGCCTTTGACCCGGACGGCAACATCGACACCGACCACGGTGCAATCGCCGCCAGGCTGACGGGCAGAACCGACGCCCGCGGCAACCTCACGCCCGCCGGCCGGTTCGGGTCGTACCTGCGTTCCGTCCCGCAGAACCCGTACACGGTGTGCCCGTCCATCCGGATCGACGGCACGACCACGCCGCAGGACTGCTCGTGGCGTCTGGACACCGCGAAGAACACGGTCCGGTCCGATCACACGAACAGCCCGCTCGACGATCTGCACAGCGGGCACTGA
- the sucD gene encoding succinate--CoA ligase subunit alpha: MPILVHAQTRVICQGITGSFGASHTKGCLHYGTKMVGGVTPGKGGTKDDNGLPVFDTVEKAVRETGADATMIFVPPPFAADAILEAADAGIRVINCITEGVPVQDMIRVRALLDERNGTKVMSEAKNGVILIGPNCPGVITPGPKTGGGTGPGDPYTNAGCKIGIMPGYIHTHVSQSKLGKSVGIVSRSGTLTYEAVWQTSRLGLAQSTCVGIGGDPVRGVDHIDVIRMLEADPETHAILMIGEIGGTDEIVAAQFIAAHVKKPVAAFIAGRTAPPGRRMGHAGAIIGGADDTADAKIAALTKAGVEVAMSPADMGTAVARAMKLGV, from the coding sequence ATGCCGATTCTCGTCCATGCCCAGACCCGCGTCATCTGCCAGGGAATCACCGGCTCGTTCGGGGCCAGCCACACGAAGGGGTGCCTGCACTACGGCACCAAGATGGTGGGGGGTGTCACGCCCGGCAAGGGCGGCACGAAGGACGACAACGGGCTCCCGGTCTTCGACACCGTCGAGAAGGCGGTGCGCGAGACCGGCGCCGACGCGACGATGATCTTCGTGCCCCCGCCGTTCGCGGCGGACGCGATCCTCGAGGCCGCCGACGCGGGCATCCGGGTCATCAACTGCATCACCGAGGGCGTGCCGGTGCAGGACATGATCCGCGTGCGGGCGCTGCTCGATGAGCGCAACGGCACGAAGGTGATGAGCGAGGCGAAGAACGGGGTCATTCTGATCGGCCCCAACTGCCCGGGCGTGATCACGCCGGGGCCCAAGACCGGCGGGGGCACGGGCCCGGGCGATCCGTACACGAACGCCGGGTGCAAGATCGGGATCATGCCCGGGTACATCCACACGCACGTGAGCCAGTCGAAGCTGGGCAAGAGCGTGGGGATCGTGAGCCGCTCGGGCACGCTGACGTACGAGGCGGTGTGGCAGACCAGCCGCCTCGGGCTTGCGCAGTCCACGTGCGTGGGCATCGGGGGCGACCCGGTGCGGGGGGTGGATCACATCGACGTGATCCGGATGCTCGAAGCGGACCCCGAGACGCACGCGATCCTGATGATCGGCGAGATCGGCGGAACGGACGAGATCGTGGCCGCCCAGTTCATCGCGGCGCACGTCAAGAAACCGGTGGCGGCGTTCATCGCCGGGCGCACCGCGCCCCCCGGGCGACGCATGGGGCACGCGGGGGCGATCATCGGCGGGGCGGACGACACCGCCGACGCGAAGATCGCGGCGCTCACGAAGGCCGGCGTCGAGGTGGCGATGAGCCCTGCGGACATGGGCACGGCCGTGGCGAGGGCGATGAAGCTCGGCGTGTAA
- the speA gene encoding biosynthetic arginine decarboxylase translates to MAAITHSRSAFLHGQWTPEEAGALYGVPDWGKGYVGVNPAGHLTVMPMKDPARQIDLYEVIKGLNERGIHTPVLLRFNDILVHRLRELRKAFDDAMHDQGYTGGYSCVYPIKVNQQRHVCEQIARLAVELNFGLEAGSKPELLAVLGLSASAGGPGTNGMPIICNGFKDDEFIETVTLATKLGRNIIPVVEKFSELELIVKHAKAYGVRPRIGLRVKLSARGAGRWEGSAGVRSKFGLFVSECLKAVEYLKAHGMLDCLNLLHCHVGSQLYDIKVLKNAVNELAHVYCELREMGAGLSMLDIGGGMGVDYDGSQSAWSSSINYTPQEYAADVVYRIKSVCDSAGVQHPTILSESGRAMVAYSSVLIVDVLGTSHFESNPNLAEIEGAIKAEAEPPQPVLDLLDAYRSMTDRNLLETYHDSTQARDEAMSLFSLGYMSLSMRGAAEQLFWAICAKLLEKASKKGELPDEFEGLPELLSDIYFCNFSLFQSMPDSWAIDQLFPIVPIHRLNEEPTRRGILADITCDSDGKVDRFVDKRVDKKTLELHDVRPAKGAEADGVTGVEPYYLGVFLLGAYQEILGDLHNLLGDTHAVHISLDDHGGWEIDEVIEGDTVEEVLAYVQYDVPDLKKAMRQDVEAACRQGRLTLSEGKSLLKYYDDGLEGYTYLEG, encoded by the coding sequence ATGGCCGCCATCACGCACTCTCGGTCCGCGTTCCTCCACGGGCAATGGACCCCCGAAGAAGCCGGCGCGCTCTATGGCGTGCCGGACTGGGGCAAGGGCTACGTCGGCGTCAATCCCGCCGGGCACCTCACCGTCATGCCCATGAAGGACCCCGCCCGCCAGATCGACCTCTACGAGGTCATCAAGGGCCTGAACGAGCGGGGGATCCACACCCCCGTGCTTCTCCGCTTCAACGACATCCTCGTCCATCGCCTGCGCGAGCTGCGCAAGGCCTTCGACGACGCCATGCACGACCAGGGGTACACCGGCGGGTACTCCTGCGTCTACCCCATCAAGGTCAACCAGCAGCGCCACGTCTGCGAGCAGATCGCCCGCCTCGCCGTAGAACTCAACTTCGGCCTGGAGGCCGGCAGCAAGCCCGAACTCCTCGCCGTCCTGGGCCTCTCCGCCTCCGCCGGCGGGCCGGGCACCAACGGCATGCCGATCATCTGCAACGGGTTCAAGGACGACGAGTTCATCGAGACCGTCACCCTCGCCACCAAGCTCGGGCGCAACATCATCCCCGTCGTCGAGAAGTTCAGCGAGCTCGAGCTCATCGTGAAGCACGCGAAGGCCTACGGCGTGCGTCCGCGGATCGGCCTGCGCGTGAAGCTCTCCGCCCGCGGCGCGGGGCGCTGGGAGGGGTCGGCGGGCGTCCGCAGCAAGTTCGGGCTCTTCGTGTCCGAGTGCCTCAAGGCCGTGGAGTACCTGAAAGCCCACGGGATGCTCGACTGCCTGAACCTGCTGCACTGCCACGTGGGCAGCCAGCTCTACGACATCAAGGTCCTCAAGAACGCCGTCAACGAGCTGGCCCACGTCTACTGCGAACTCCGCGAGATGGGCGCCGGGCTGAGCATGCTCGACATCGGGGGCGGGATGGGTGTGGACTACGACGGCTCGCAGAGCGCGTGGTCCAGCTCGATCAACTACACGCCCCAGGAGTACGCCGCGGACGTCGTCTACCGCATCAAGAGCGTCTGCGATAGCGCGGGCGTGCAGCACCCGACGATCCTGAGCGAGTCCGGGCGGGCGATGGTCGCGTACTCGTCGGTCCTGATCGTCGATGTCCTGGGCACCAGCCACTTCGAGAGCAACCCGAACCTCGCCGAGATCGAGGGGGCGATCAAGGCCGAGGCCGAGCCGCCCCAGCCCGTGCTCGACCTGCTCGATGCCTACCGCAGCATGACCGACCGCAACCTGCTCGAGACCTACCACGACAGCACGCAGGCCCGCGACGAGGCCATGAGCCTCTTCAGCCTCGGGTACATGTCGCTGTCGATGCGCGGGGCGGCCGAGCAGCTCTTCTGGGCCATCTGCGCCAAACTGCTGGAGAAGGCCTCCAAGAAGGGCGAACTCCCGGACGAGTTCGAGGGCCTGCCCGAACTGCTCAGCGATATCTACTTCTGCAACTTCTCGTTGTTCCAGTCCATGCCCGACAGTTGGGCCATCGACCAGCTCTTCCCGATCGTCCCCATCCACCGCCTGAACGAAGAGCCCACCCGCCGCGGCATCCTCGCCGACATCACCTGCGACAGCGACGGCAAGGTCGATCGCTTCGTCGACAAGCGCGTCGACAAGAAGACCCTGGAACTCCACGACGTCCGCCCGGCGAAGGGCGCGGAGGCCGACGGCGTCACGGGCGTCGAGCCTTACTACCTCGGCGTGTTCCTGCTCGGGGCGTACCAGGAAATTCTGGGCGACCTGCACAACCTGCTCGGCGACACTCACGCCGTGCACATCTCGCTCGACGACCACGGCGGGTGGGAGATCGACGAGGTGATCGAGGGCGACACGGTCGAGGAAGTGCTGGCGTACGTGCAGTACGACGTGCCGGACCTGAAGAAGGCGATGCGCCAGGACGTCGAGGCCGCGTGCCGCCAGGGGCGCCTCACGCTCTCCGAGGGCAAGAGCCTGCTGAAGTACTACGACGACGGGCTCGAGGGGTACACGTACCTCGAGGGCTGA
- a CDS encoding YbaN family protein: MPNPTPETPRRATSLRAQGARARRGVYLAAGLLCVGLGAVGVFVPGMPTTIFLIVASFFLVRSSPTLQARLVRSRFFAPYVRYLDGDTPMPRKAKVLAITMMWAMIAASSALLVWRETPAWVVTIVVASGVVGTVAIIRFRGVRRG; the protein is encoded by the coding sequence ATGCCGAACCCCACCCCCGAGACCCCCCGCCGGGCGACCAGCCTGCGAGCGCAGGGTGCCCGCGCGCGCCGGGGCGTCTATCTCGCGGCGGGGCTGCTGTGCGTCGGGCTGGGCGCGGTGGGCGTGTTCGTGCCGGGCATGCCCACGACGATCTTCCTGATCGTCGCGTCGTTCTTCCTGGTCCGCAGCAGCCCGACGCTGCAGGCCCGCCTGGTCCGCAGCCGCTTCTTCGCGCCGTACGTCCGATACCTCGACGGCGACACGCCCATGCCCCGCAAGGCCAAGGTCCTCGCCATCACGATGATGTGGGCCATGATCGCCGCCAGCAGCGCCCTGCTGGTCTGGCGGGAAACCCCTGCCTGGGTCGTCACCATCGTCGTCGCGTCGGGCGTCGTCGGGACGGTCGCGATCATCCGGTTCAGGGGCGTTCGACGGGGGTAA
- a CDS encoding DciA family protein: protein MIGKDPAAQVKTLRKFRVAKPVDRSLKATVEALTKDLVKAARARGGMDGAWAELVPPTLESASWVEKLTPGGILCVRVRDAATRYELEVWLRSGGLDALRARCSTTLRRVKMEVRK from the coding sequence GTGATCGGCAAAGACCCCGCGGCTCAGGTCAAGACGCTCCGGAAGTTCCGGGTGGCGAAGCCCGTCGACCGCTCGCTCAAGGCCACCGTCGAGGCGCTGACCAAGGACCTGGTGAAGGCGGCCCGGGCGCGGGGCGGGATGGACGGGGCCTGGGCCGAACTCGTGCCGCCGACGCTCGAAAGCGCGTCGTGGGTCGAGAAACTCACGCCCGGCGGCATCCTGTGCGTGCGCGTGCGCGACGCCGCGACACGGTACGAACTCGAGGTCTGGCTGCGCAGCGGCGGGCTCGACGCCCTCCGCGCGCGATGCTCGACGACGCTGCGGCGGGTGAAGATGGAGGTCAGGAAGTAG
- a CDS encoding Fic family protein, whose translation MRRSDFQGLVPGRITTTEFEDRGRRIAIEAFVPSPLPPALDRVSFLGRLYDSLEYAERSLQRLDGVIDALPGRTVLLGALRVREAQTSSRIENTFATVREIVGASADAPNTRPEALEVLRARLAIERALRSDLPISGRLLRDMHRVLVIDASKRPGEFRDVQVCIGDEHRGIEYARFVPPPAAEVEACMRDWELFANPGSLNAPGRERWPDLVELAFAHYQFETIHPFSDGNGRLGRAIVTLTPVKQGWLKHPVCTVSEWVSEHRAEYYDALLRVSTHADWEGWVRFFCTAVAEQAKADMARATRLSALYERYSNLILGKPGSVRLIRLLDHLFDRHALTIPDVASLLGITYPPAKKHVEKLMTMGILRLLFEANYGKVYIAEEVVRAIHGADESEPDAPPA comes from the coding sequence ATGCGACGGTCAGACTTCCAGGGGCTGGTACCGGGTCGAATAACGACGACCGAATTCGAGGATCGCGGGCGCCGGATTGCCATTGAGGCGTTTGTCCCTTCGCCGCTGCCCCCCGCGCTCGACCGGGTGTCGTTCCTCGGGCGGTTGTACGATTCGTTGGAGTACGCCGAGCGCTCGTTGCAGCGGCTTGACGGCGTGATCGACGCCCTGCCGGGGCGCACGGTACTTCTCGGCGCCTTGCGGGTGCGCGAGGCGCAGACATCGTCACGAATCGAGAACACGTTCGCGACGGTGCGGGAGATCGTCGGTGCGAGCGCGGACGCTCCGAACACACGTCCCGAAGCGTTGGAGGTGCTGCGCGCGAGGCTGGCGATAGAAAGAGCGCTCCGATCGGACCTGCCGATCAGCGGGCGGCTGCTGCGCGACATGCACCGCGTGCTGGTGATTGATGCGTCCAAGCGGCCCGGGGAGTTCCGCGACGTGCAGGTCTGCATCGGGGACGAGCACCGTGGGATCGAGTACGCGCGCTTCGTGCCTCCGCCCGCGGCGGAGGTCGAGGCGTGCATGCGCGACTGGGAGTTGTTTGCGAATCCGGGCTCCCTGAACGCCCCGGGGCGCGAGCGCTGGCCGGACCTCGTCGAGCTCGCGTTTGCGCATTACCAGTTCGAGACCATCCATCCGTTCAGCGACGGCAACGGGCGGCTCGGGCGCGCCATCGTGACGCTGACGCCCGTCAAGCAGGGCTGGCTGAAACACCCGGTCTGCACCGTCAGCGAGTGGGTCTCGGAGCACCGCGCCGAGTACTACGACGCCCTGCTGCGGGTCAGCACGCACGCCGACTGGGAAGGCTGGGTGCGGTTTTTCTGCACCGCGGTCGCCGAGCAGGCAAAGGCCGACATGGCCCGGGCGACGCGTCTGAGCGCGCTGTACGAGCGGTACTCGAACCTGATCCTGGGGAAGCCCGGCAGCGTTCGCCTGATCCGGCTGCTCGATCACCTGTTCGATCGTCACGCGCTGACCATTCCGGATGTGGCGAGCCTGCTCGGCATCACGTATCCGCCCGCGAAGAAGCACGTCGAGAAGCTCATGACGATGGGCATTCTGCGTCTGCTGTTCGAGGCGAACTACGGCAAGGTCTACATCGCTGAGGAGGTCGTTCGGGCGATCCACGGTGCGGACGAATCAGAACCCGACGCGCCGCCCGCATAA
- a CDS encoding 4Fe-4S binding protein — MPHVIAEPCIATKDTSCVAVCPVDCIHPTKNEPDFATATQLFIDPDTCIDCALCVDECPVKAIFQQEDLPTEWNKFVQVNLDYYKNKG; from the coding sequence ATGCCTCACGTCATCGCCGAACCCTGCATTGCCACCAAGGACACCTCGTGCGTGGCGGTCTGCCCGGTGGACTGCATCCACCCGACGAAGAACGAGCCGGACTTCGCGACCGCGACGCAGCTCTTCATCGACCCCGACACGTGCATCGATTGCGCCCTCTGCGTGGACGAGTGCCCCGTCAAGGCGATCTTCCAGCAGGAAGACCTGCCCACCGAGTGGAACAAGTTCGTCCAGGTGAACCTCGACTACTACAAGAACAAGGGTTGA
- a CDS encoding formyltransferase family protein yields the protein MTIAPDVRASAAGRAFASSGSAFELEPTLAGSAASGYEFLVLTPPGRTLKKYVFIQDETDYLPKVLDKYLREFADSTAGVNIQGNNQGKRTMVETARDLLKVYGPVYFGYKAARMVFNKVRAKIVNGVLGSTRRCYSVEAVARKYGVPVDRTDDVNSEAFRGLLRERGVEFIVSISGTQLYRKDLRMQTPFGIVNCHGALLPKYRGLMPSFWTLANGEAWGGSSVHYVDRKLDNGPIVVQKRYRIWKHDSLEDVMARSKDLAAEAIIECVRLVEAGSPPLTPNPEAEQSHFAMPTKDDVARFRRNGHRFF from the coding sequence ATGACGATCGCACCGGACGTACGGGCTTCAGCGGCGGGTCGCGCGTTCGCGTCGTCGGGGTCGGCCTTCGAGCTCGAGCCCACGCTGGCGGGCAGCGCCGCCAGCGGGTACGAGTTCCTCGTGCTCACCCCGCCCGGACGCACGCTCAAGAAGTACGTCTTCATCCAGGACGAGACCGACTACCTGCCCAAGGTGCTCGACAAGTACCTGCGCGAGTTCGCCGACAGCACCGCGGGCGTCAACATCCAGGGCAACAACCAGGGCAAGCGCACGATGGTCGAAACCGCGCGCGACCTGCTGAAGGTCTACGGCCCGGTCTACTTCGGCTACAAGGCCGCGCGGATGGTCTTCAACAAGGTGCGCGCGAAGATCGTCAACGGCGTGCTCGGCAGCACGCGCCGGTGCTACTCGGTTGAGGCCGTCGCGCGCAAGTACGGCGTGCCCGTCGACCGCACGGACGACGTGAACAGCGAGGCGTTCCGGGGGCTGCTGCGCGAGCGGGGCGTGGAGTTCATCGTCTCGATCAGCGGGACGCAGCTCTACCGCAAGGACCTGCGGATGCAGACGCCCTTCGGCATCGTGAACTGCCACGGCGCGCTGCTGCCGAAGTACCGCGGGCTGATGCCGAGCTTCTGGACGCTGGCCAACGGCGAGGCGTGGGGCGGCTCGAGCGTGCACTACGTCGATCGCAAGCTCGACAACGGGCCGATCGTCGTGCAGAAGCGGTACCGCATCTGGAAGCACGACTCGCTCGAGGACGTGATGGCGCGGAGCAAGGACCTCGCGGCCGAGGCCATCATCGAGTGCGTCCGCCTGGTCGAGGCGGGCAGCCCGCCGCTCACGCCCAACCCCGAGGCCGAGCAGAGCCACTTCGCCATGCCGACCAAGGACGACGTCGCGCGCTTCCGCCGCAACGGGCACCGGTTCTTCTAG
- a CDS encoding GDP-L-fucose synthase encodes MPTDLSSKRIILTGGAGFLGRHVVDRLRARGVPDANIFIPRRKHFDLTDMASVQSLYRTAFKGAKADVVIHLAAEVGGIGANRANPGRYFYANMAMALHLIEQARLDGLVERDGRFIQVGTICAYPKFTPVPFKEDDLWNGYPEETNAPYGVAKKAAWQMLDAYKLQYAMKSSYVLPVNLYGPYDNFDLHSSHVIPALIRKCVEAQARGDKEIVCWGTGAASREFLYVDDAAEGILRAAEVMDDPTPINLGAGFEITIKSLVELIVKLTGFAGKITWDPTKPDGQPRRQLSVDKAADLLGWRAAMPFEEGLKRTIEWYRSHTA; translated from the coding sequence ATGCCAACCGACCTCTCGTCCAAGCGGATCATCCTGACCGGCGGCGCCGGGTTTCTCGGGCGCCACGTCGTCGATCGCCTCCGCGCCCGGGGCGTGCCCGACGCCAACATCTTCATCCCCCGGCGCAAGCACTTCGACCTCACCGACATGGCCAGCGTGCAGTCGCTCTACCGCACCGCGTTCAAGGGGGCGAAGGCCGACGTCGTCATCCACCTCGCGGCCGAAGTCGGCGGCATCGGCGCCAACCGCGCCAACCCCGGGCGGTACTTCTACGCCAACATGGCCATGGCCCTGCACCTCATCGAGCAGGCGCGCCTCGACGGGCTCGTCGAGCGCGACGGACGCTTCATCCAGGTCGGCACCATCTGCGCTTACCCGAAGTTCACGCCCGTTCCGTTCAAGGAAGACGACCTCTGGAACGGCTACCCGGAAGAGACCAACGCGCCGTACGGCGTCGCCAAGAAGGCCGCGTGGCAGATGCTCGACGCGTACAAGCTCCAGTACGCCATGAAGTCGTCGTACGTGCTGCCCGTGAACCTCTACGGCCCGTACGACAACTTCGACCTCCACTCTTCGCACGTCATACCGGCGCTCATCCGCAAGTGCGTCGAGGCCCAGGCCCGGGGCGACAAGGAGATCGTCTGCTGGGGCACGGGGGCGGCCAGCCGCGAGTTCCTGTACGTCGACGACGCCGCCGAGGGCATCCTCCGGGCCGCCGAAGTCATGGACGACCCCACGCCCATCAACCTGGGCGCGGGCTTCGAGATCACGATCAAGAGCCTCGTCGAACTCATCGTGAAACTGACCGGGTTCGCCGGCAAGATCACCTGGGACCCGACCAAGCCCGATGGCCAGCCGCGGCGTCAACTCAGCGTCGACAAGGCCGCCGACCTCCTCGGCTGGCGGGCCGCCATGCCCTTCGAGGAAGGGCTGAAGCGGACGATCGAGTGGTACCGGTCGCACACGGCGTGA
- a CDS encoding glycosyltransferase yields the protein MRVLCFLQPGTNSRSIFQGLIRGFARAGHEPLVLELEPLFKARAQPGADPARLATLAAAELARLCREHRPDASIAMWGNALTTFAGSLREGVPVSAFDILDLPHICYWLDAPHWASQSTWLPFFRHPMLRAPRLTHVINNAATAREMTDILGFGPTHALPYAIDDETFRPFPERRDHDLAVSVGPGDPDPTPAELAALGDDQPDMPALRAARAALALARLARAGGVVGAAMPLLEPLARAHAASPAMPLLDRLHALAARDESLAPLARALVGDPAAFATAAAIIRESRAFERAFTVCWLARRCSVLAFGAMSPAWPFGGTRLGEVPFEDMPRHYCRATAALNVMRWQDEVGINLKPYESAAAGVPCLIGERLGLDAHFEPGREILPFTSPPHALDLLRTLRDSPAEREAIAANARARVQRDHTWRTRAEQLLALVHR from the coding sequence GTGCGCGTTCTCTGCTTCCTCCAGCCCGGCACGAACTCCCGCTCCATCTTCCAGGGGCTCATCCGGGGCTTCGCGCGCGCCGGGCACGAGCCGCTGGTGCTGGAACTCGAACCCCTCTTCAAGGCCCGGGCCCAGCCGGGGGCCGATCCGGCGCGCCTGGCGACGCTCGCCGCGGCCGAACTCGCGCGACTCTGCCGCGAACACCGGCCGGACGCCTCGATCGCCATGTGGGGCAACGCGCTCACGACGTTCGCGGGCTCGCTGCGCGAGGGCGTACCCGTGTCGGCCTTCGACATCCTCGACCTCCCGCACATCTGCTACTGGCTCGACGCCCCGCACTGGGCCTCGCAGAGCACCTGGCTCCCGTTCTTCCGCCACCCGATGCTCCGGGCCCCGCGCCTCACGCACGTCATCAACAACGCCGCCACCGCGCGCGAGATGACCGACATCCTGGGCTTCGGGCCCACGCACGCGCTTCCCTACGCCATCGACGACGAGACGTTCCGCCCCTTCCCCGAGCGCCGCGACCACGACCTGGCCGTGTCCGTCGGCCCGGGCGACCCGGACCCGACCCCCGCCGAACTTGCCGCGCTCGGCGACGACCAGCCGGACATGCCCGCGCTGCGGGCGGCCCGCGCCGCGCTCGCCCTTGCGCGCCTCGCGCGGGCCGGGGGCGTCGTCGGCGCGGCGATGCCCCTGCTCGAGCCGCTCGCCCGCGCACACGCCGCCTCGCCCGCCATGCCGCTGCTCGACCGCCTGCACGCCCTGGCGGCCCGCGACGAATCGCTCGCGCCCCTCGCCCGGGCGCTCGTCGGCGACCCGGCGGCGTTCGCCACCGCCGCCGCCATCATCCGCGAAAGCCGCGCCTTCGAGCGCGCCTTCACCGTCTGCTGGCTCGCCCGACGCTGCTCGGTGCTCGCCTTCGGCGCGATGTCGCCCGCGTGGCCCTTCGGCGGCACGCGCCTGGGCGAGGTGCCCTTCGAGGACATGCCCCGGCACTACTGCCGCGCCACCGCCGCGCTGAACGTCATGCGCTGGCAGGACGAGGTCGGGATCAACCTGAAGCCCTACGAGTCAGCCGCGGCTGGCGTGCCGTGCCTTATCGGCGAGCGCCTCGGCCTCGACGCGCACTTCGAACCCGGGCGCGAGATCCTGCCCTTCACCTCGCCGCCCCACGCGCTCGACCTGCTGCGGACGCTCCGCGACTCGCCCGCGGAACGCGAGGCTATCGCCGCCAACGCCCGGGCGCGCGTGCAACGCGACCACACCTGGCGGACCCGCGCGGAGCAACTGCTGGCGCTCGTGCACCGCTGA